In Candidatus Electrothrix scaldis, the genomic window GTTAATCCATGCTTCAGAGGTCCTCTGAAGTTTTGCCCGGATGTAGTTGAGTCGGTAGCCGTTTTTTCCTTGGCCAAATTTCCCCTCAATGGGGATCCGTTCTCGACTATCCCGAATTCGTTGTGCTTTCAGTTCCCGAAGACGTTCTTTGTTTTCTTCTGTCTCTTTCGGGGACCTGCCCATTCGTTTACCACCAAATCGAATGCCTTTCTCTTTGAGATATTTACGGTTTTCTCTTGTTCCGTAGATCTGATCAGCCAGTACGACTGCCGGATAGTAACCATTCCGGCGCTTGTAACTCTCCACTTGCTCACGCAAATCCGTGCCTTCGTTGAAGGCATCCCAACCAATATGATCGACAAAAGCCAAACCATCGACCATGCTCACGCTGAGTTTGGCACCGAACTCCACATTTTTACCTGCTTTCCCACGAACTATTGGTCGTACATGAGGTTGGGCAATGGAAACAATTCGGTCATCGCAACGTCGTTTTCGTTTTTTGTACATCTCATCCTGCTGGCGATACACATGCTGAATGATCCAATACTGTCGTTGTTGCTGATGGGGAAGTGGAAAAGGTGCCGATCCAACATTATCAAGCAACTCTTCAATATATCGTATATTTCTTCGGACGTACTGTAATTGCTGCCGAAGTCCGCGCCGCAGATTTTTTTTTGCCTGGTTTCTTTTTTTTAGCCAGGTTCAGGTAGTTTTTGCGAGCAACTCTCCGATATGTCCTGGGCTTTTTTGGGGTAGTCACTCTGTTTGTACAGATCATCAATCAGCTGCTCGGAAATCTCACGGGCTTCGTTGAGTAAACTCAGATCAGTCGGGTAACGAATCGCTTGCTCAGCAACCGTTGCATCGACAAGCATTTTTCCCTTATTTTCAACGGGCTCTTCCTCACCCTTATCCTCTTTTTCATCTTCATTTGTCGTACTTTTCTTTGAGAGAGCAAGTTTTTCCAAAATCACTTCTTCAAACGCAGAAAAGACATCCTTTCCCATCCGTTTTCGAATCTCAACAAACAGGCTGGGAGCTAGAGGTTGCTTGTCTTGAAAAGAAGAAAACCCAACAAAATACTGAAGATAGGGGTTCTCCTGAATCTGGAGTACGGTTTCTTCGTCACTGAGCGTCAGCTTATGTTTAATGATTAACGCGCCGATCACCAATCTGGCATTTTTGGCAGGTCGCCCCTGACGCGGGTCCAATGTTCGGTAATATCTGATGGCGAACTCATCCCACGGAATAACTTTATGCCATTTGATCCATCTGTTTTCAGGGTTCAGTTTACCTCCAAACGGAAGGCTGAATCCTTCAAGTGTAAGCTGTCTGTCACTGGTGTACCTAATCATGTGCATGCCTTATGAGGGGGTGAACGTCAAAAACATGCATATTTTACAATATTTTTACAGGTTTTTCATTTAAAATCAGCGCACTGAGAGTTTTTAAGGACAATCTATATATTGAATAGGATTCAGTTTTACAAAAAAACAATCCCCTTCATTCTTTATCATGCTGAGATGTCTCCTCTGAAAAATACACCCTTACGATAGAAAGGACGAAAAACATTTCTCCTTTCGCGGAGTAGCAGAATAGCAGGGTTGGTGGAATACAGAAACTGAAAAAACGATACCGACCTGCTTGTTGCCAGAGAAAAATTTTACTGGTATATTGCCCCGATTAATTCATAAACCCTCACATGAATCAGCCTGAACCATCAAAAACTATGCAACGTATACTCTCCGGCATTCAGCCTTCAGGACAACTCCATATTGGCAATTACTTCGGCATGATGAAAACCATGATTGCCAACATGGAGACCTCTGACCTCTTTGTTTTTATTGTTGATCTGCACGCACTTACTTCGGTGCAAGATCGTGCAAAACTCTCTACCGGCACCCTGGAAGCGGCAGCAGATTTCCTCGCCCTGGGGCTTGATCCGAATAAATGCATCTTCTGGGTCCAATCCGATGTCCCGGAGGTCTGTGAGCTTTCCTGGATTCTCTCTAATCTGACCCCGATGGGTCTGCTGGAGCGTTGCCATTCCTATAAAGATAAGGTTGCCAAGGGGATCGCTGCTAACCACGGGCTCTTTGCCTATCCTGTACTCATGGCCGCAGACATCCTCCTTTATCAATCCGAGATTGTCCCGGTGGGTAAGGATCAGAAACAGCACATTGAGGTGGCCAGGGATATCGCCATCAAATTTAATAATACCTATGGTGAGACCTTTGTGATCCCGGAACCGGCAATCAACGAGGGCACAGCCATTGTTCCCGGCCTGGATGGACAGAAGATGTCCAAGTCCTACGATAATACCATTCCCATCTTCCTTGATGACAAGCCCCTGCGGAAACGGGTTATGGCAGTCCAGACCGACTCCACCCCGGTGGAAGATCCCAAGAACCCTGACACCTGTAACCTCTATGCCCTGCTCAAGCTCTTTGCCTCTGAGGAAAAACTCGCAGAGGTGCATAATCTCTATGTTAACGGGGGAGCGGCCTATGGCTATCTGAAGCAGGATCTTTTTGAGCTGATCCGGGATTACTATGCAGATGCCCGCGCGAAAAAGAAAGAGCTGCTCCAGAATCAGGATTACCTGCGGGAAACCCTGCAAAAGGGTGCGGAAAAGGCCAGAGCCAAGGCAACAGAGACCCTGGATCTGGTGCGGGATCGGGTTGGTTTGCGGTATTAGTATTAGGCCAATCTACAGCCTCAGAATCATCATCTGAGTAATACGAAAAACAAAGAGGAGGATGGAGCTGGGAGTTCCTCCTCCTTTTTTACTACCGGGAAATGTCAGAGAAAAGGAACGGGATCAATCCTTTTCCAGATACCATTCCTCGCAGGCATCGTCACTAAAAGACAGCGAGAGGTACCTACCCTTCTGATTCTGCCCGTACTTCTGGGCATCAAGCCCTTGTTCCTCAAAGAAGGCACCTGTCTTCTCCTTGTCCAAGGTCACCTGAATCGCTTCTGGATAAAGATCTTCCATCAGCTTCTTCGGATCGTCCAGATCAGCATTGCTCTTTTTGAGTTCTTCGCGCAGGAACCTTGCCCAGTAGAACTCCATATAATAAGGAGCCGTGGGATCTTCTTTCGTTGCCTCAAGGGCAAGGCATTGCTCTTTACCTTCTTTGATATAGCTGCAACTCTCCCTGGTCCAGCGGGACAGGGTACGATAGGGATTATCCTTCAGATCGCCCATATCCATTGAGGGGAGTTTTTCTCCGTACCCTTCGACTGCATCGCCTTTTTCATCGTACGGCCAAACCCTGGTCTGCATATTCATAATATTCCAGAACTCCTCCATAGAGATGCCTGTCTCGCCGAAGTTTTCCAGTATATTCACCTGTACCTTCTGGTCTTTTCCCTTCCAGTCACCGTCTTTGGCCCGATACAGTGCAGTGGTGAGATGGTGATGGTCCGTGATGTACAAATTACCATCCGGCCCAACCACCGCTGGCACTTGTCTTTCAGGATCAGCTAAATATTTTTCCAGTTTGTCCTTTTCGTGCTTTTTCTCAATTTTCTTTTTCTTACACTCCACAGCAACGCTGCCTACGGCAAACTGGGTGGGATGCAGGTCTTTGACCTTCATCTGACAGAGTGTTCCTGCTGCGGCAGAGCTTTTGCAATCCGGTGGATCAGTGGTCGCCAGAGCCTGAGAACAAAAAGAGAGGATAAGAGCGGCAATGCTTACCTGAGAGATAGAAACTTTCATGCGGTTCCTCCTGGGGTATGGGGCCTATTGGAAAGTGTGGTTTGGTAGTAGAGAAAGAAAAGCATAGCTGACATGTACTGGTAGTGGATGTAGTGACACGGGACAAGCAAGATCCGCATAACGCCCTATTAAAACAAATCTTTTTTGCCAGTGCATAAGACTTGAAGATGGTAGAATGCCTTCAGAATCTTATCCCTTTTATATGCATTTGAAGCCGTTCCAATCACAAAATAGTCAGTGGATTCCTGTTGATGTTTGGAGTGTTTATATTGGGCACAATTATCCTTGTTCATGCAGCGAAATGTTAGTCCCATATCATCATAATATATGTCGGCTTGCGATAGATCTATCAGGAACCAGCGAGTGACGGAACTTTTTTTAAACTTATCAAAACGTTTTACATAACACTTCTCGTTTCGAGTATAAACATCCATTGTTGTATAGTAGCTATTATCTGGTTTTGGATCGGAAATTTGTCTCCATGTGCTCTTTATATACTCAATAGTTTCTGTTCGTGACGGCCCGTCGTCTGCTAAGGCGTTATTGCTAACGAAAAATAAAATGGCGCCAATAAACATAGCCAACATTATATTTTTATTCATGCTCTATTCTAAACCAATGATCAACCGGTAGTTTCTATCAAGAAGATACAGCTGAGAGCCAGCCCCAGAGCTACAAGCGAACCACGTAACGCCTCAATGTTATTCAACGTGTATTTCGTTTGGGAACGCTTCTTCCATAGTTTTAGGTCTATGACACTTACCATCCCGGACATCACAAACTAACTTCTGCACGTTAGCAGAAATTTCATCAGTTGGATCAGCTTCGACAGCGCGCGTGGCGCACTGAACAGCTGCCTCATCATTGCCAGACAGCATGTGAGCAAGTGCCAGATTACACAGTAACCCATAGTCGTCAGGTTTATTATCAACAGCTGCTTGGCAAAAAGTAAGCGCTGTCTTTGCCTCACCGCAATCAAGAGCCGCCAACCCAGCTTCGCGAGCCATATTCGGATCGGTTGGGTTGAGCATGTAGGCACGGGTGAACCACTCCAGAGATGTGGCATGGTCTCCAAGCCGCTGATAGATCTTCCCTATAAACCACATAGAGGACCATCCGGCAGGATTTATCTCAAGGGCCTCTTTATAGTATTGTATCGCCTTGCGCATCCTACGGCGTTTGAGCCAGCTCAAACGCCTTGGCGGATACGCATCATGTATAAAAATTAGACCTTCACTCAGCTCCCCAGCACGTTTAACAAGGGCATTATGATGATCGGCCTCAGTCTGAGTAAATTGCTGTGTCATTTTTTTATTCGGATAACGTTTAAATAACCGGCGAGGTGCGAGTCCAATTTATTTTTTGTTAGAAATTTCAACCACATAAATCATTTTTTTGTACATATTCCATTCTTATCTGCTGCTGATATGAGCAGATCCCTTTGCATGTCGCTAAATAACGGAAACAGACCAATAACTTTTTTCTCGTTTCCTTCTTTAACATAATAGCAAACAAATCTTGGCAAGTTACCTGGATAAATTTTTATTTTAACAATATCCCTCCAGTCTATTTTTTCTGTTTTGAAAGATAATCCTTTTTTATCTAAATATATAGACTTCGATTGAAAAAGTAACAGCAATACCCAATAGATTACAACCAATATTAGAATGGTAAAGCAAAACTCGAATAATATAAAAGAGAAACTTAGATTATTCAATTTAGATCCTAAGAAATGAATATTTGCTGAGTCAGGGCCATATAGTATGAATTCTACATTCGATAAAACCATTAAAAATAAAAATACGATGAAGAAAAGGAGTACGAAAGAATATAAGAATCTTGTTAAGGTAATTGAAATTCGACTAGTAAGAAGATTTTTGCTATCTCGATTCATATTAATATTTCTAACGTTGCAAATAACCGGTGCAAATGGAGCGCAGCGGAATTTGCATCCGAGTTAATTTGCCTTGTTATGCATTATTATCAATGGATTGTTTGTTTCTATAATTGTCAACTGCTTTGCTAATAAAATTTGCGACCACAGACGCAAACACCCCAAGAAAAAACGATAGTGCCATGTTAGCCCACCAACTCCAACGATTCTCTCTTTTTTCCAGTGCAATCCATTGCTTTATTACTGATTCATATTTTTGAACAACAGGTTCTATCTCTTGCTTTCGATTGATAAGATCTTTAAGTGCCAACTCTTGTTTGATGGATTCTTCTTTTTGTTGTTGAATAATTAATTTTTGCTTATTTATAAACATAGATAAATTATCAATGCTATCAGAAATCTCATTGAGTTCTTTAATTTGAAATTCAATATCAGGCGATTTTTCTTCAATCATCTGAATTTTTCTTTGCTTTTCTAAATCTTGTTTAATACCGAAAAATGCGGCAAAAGAGAAAATGGAAGCAAATAAGATGACCGTGGAAACGGTTTTAAATGGACTTTTTTGATACTCACGCTTTAGCTGATCTATTGCTATAGGGAGAATATGGGCGATGATTTCGATATTCATCCTATAAAAATCTCCATTTCATTTTATTGTGCATAACCAATACCTTCGCCAATTGCCCATTCCTCTTGAATGATTATTATTATGAAAATGACAAATCATTCAAGAGAGCAAAATGGACATTTTCAGCATACTCTATTGTTTAAGCCCTTGCCTTGACCGCACAACTTTACGCCAATTGGCTATTATTGTCTCAGCAATTTTGTCTATGCCGGATAGAGTCACCATGCTCGGCATATCACGTTGGACTGAAAAGGGCGGTAGCTATCGAACCATCCAACGGTTTTTTAAAACAAAAATTGACTGGGCAAAGGTTCAGTGGATTTTTATCCGTACCCACCTGCTGGGAAATTCCAGAGTCACTCTTTTGGGTGGAGACGAGGTCGTCACTCCGAAGGCAGGTAAAAAGACTTTGGGTGCGGCTCTTTTAAATCAAAGTTATCGTCTTGAAAAAGTGTCAATACTTCATTTCACTTTAACTGTTATTTGCCTAAACTGTTCCTGTTAATGCGGTGGTAATTATGGGTCTATTTTTACCGGATTAAAAGTCGAGCAGTTCGAGCGAATAACGCTCAATTTGAAATCTACAATTGATGTATTATTAGTTAGCTAGAATTGAATCAGAAGAGCCGCACCCAAAGACTTTTGGGCTCGGACGGTTTTTTTCTTCCATCTATGGTAAGCCGATACCGGGTATGTGCCATTTGCAATTATCGTTAATTTCTGTTGAGAAAGAGAACTCTTACCCGTTGATAACTCAACAAATGCAGCAAGCTGAAAAAACAAAGTCGAAAAAATCCAAGCCGTTAAAATCCAAATCTAAACGCAAAACCAAAAAGAAAAAAGGCGGGCGTCCTAAAGGAAGTCGTAACAAAAATCGTCGTAATGTAAAGCTCACGGAAACCCAAAAAATATTGCAGGAAAACATTAAAAAGGCACTTGCCTTGGTTGGTAATACATTAAAATTAGATTACTTTGTCTACGATGGAGCCTTGGGGCATAATAATGGTGTCCGATTGGTCAGACAATGTGATCTGCATTTAATCTCAAAATTACGCTATGATGCTGCGCTCTACTTTCCATATGATGGACCGTATTCTGGTAGAGGCCCGCACAAAAAATACGGGGATCGACTGGATTACACCAATATTCCAAAACAATACCTCAAATCATCCACTGTCGAGGATGACATTCGTACCGACATTTATCAAATGACCATGCGTCACAAGAAGTTTGCAAATCAACTGAACGTTGTTATCATTGTCAAAACCAACCTGAAAACTCTAAAAAGTGCCCGTGCCGTATTATTCAGTTCCGACCTGGAGTTGGCCTATGACAAGCTGATCAAATATTACAGGTTGCGCTTCCAGATAGAGTTCAACTTCCGT contains:
- the trpS gene encoding tryptophan--tRNA ligase — encoded protein: MQRILSGIQPSGQLHIGNYFGMMKTMIANMETSDLFVFIVDLHALTSVQDRAKLSTGTLEAAADFLALGLDPNKCIFWVQSDVPEVCELSWILSNLTPMGLLERCHSYKDKVAKGIAANHGLFAYPVLMAADILLYQSEIVPVGKDQKQHIEVARDIAIKFNNTYGETFVIPEPAINEGTAIVPGLDGQKMSKSYDNTIPIFLDDKPLRKRVMAVQTDSTPVEDPKNPDTCNLYALLKLFASEEKLAEVHNLYVNGGAAYGYLKQDLFELIRDYYADARAKKKELLQNQDYLRETLQKGAEKARAKATETLDLVRDRVGLRY
- a CDS encoding ParB/Srx family N-terminal domain-containing protein — translated: MKVSISQVSIAALILSFCSQALATTDPPDCKSSAAAGTLCQMKVKDLHPTQFAVGSVAVECKKKKIEKKHEKDKLEKYLADPERQVPAVVGPDGNLYITDHHHLTTALYRAKDGDWKGKDQKVQVNILENFGETGISMEEFWNIMNMQTRVWPYDEKGDAVEGYGEKLPSMDMGDLKDNPYRTLSRWTRESCSYIKEGKEQCLALEATKEDPTAPYYMEFYWARFLREELKKSNADLDDPKKLMEDLYPEAIQVTLDKEKTGAFFEEQGLDAQKYGQNQKGRYLSLSFSDDACEEWYLEKD
- a CDS encoding tetratricopeptide repeat protein, whose translation is MTQQFTQTEADHHNALVKRAGELSEGLIFIHDAYPPRRLSWLKRRRMRKAIQYYKEALEINPAGWSSMWFIGKIYQRLGDHATSLEWFTRAYMLNPTDPNMAREAGLAALDCGEAKTALTFCQAAVDNKPDDYGLLCNLALAHMLSGNDEAAVQCATRAVEADPTDEISANVQKLVCDVRDGKCHRPKTMEEAFPNEIHVE
- a CDS encoding transposase; this encodes MESEEPHPKTFGLGRFFSSIYGKPIPGMCHLQLSLISVEKENSYPLITQQMQQAEKTKSKKSKPLKSKSKRKTKKKKGGRPKGSRNKNRRNVKLTETQKILQENIKKALALVGNTLKLDYFVYDGALGHNNGVRLVRQCDLHLISKLRYDAALYFPYDGPYSGRGPHKKYGDRLDYTNIPKQYLKSSTVEDDIRTDIYQMTMRHKKFANQLNVVIIVKTNLKTLKSARAVLFSSDLELAYDKLIKYYRLRFQIEFNFRDAKQYWGLDDFMNIKELQVCNAANLAFFMVNVSHILRRRPEFSGMSVIDLKAWFRAGRYVRETLKLLPQIPEGISIQSIANQVAVLGRVNMPEEVV